One Streptomyces sp. NBC_00435 DNA segment encodes these proteins:
- a CDS encoding MarR family transcriptional regulator, translated as MDAIELFLLGRALMKIGEEALPEPPGGPGQYAGSTRSVVIVAGDIAAHPDTTVGETAQRTGFPQSQVSTAVARLREAGSVETAPDPADRRRTLVRPAPGASARVAAVRAAGTSKVEEALARALGETEADSLPELTRALEVLARHLVIRDTR; from the coding sequence GTGGATGCGATCGAACTGTTCCTGCTCGGCCGGGCCTTGATGAAGATCGGCGAGGAAGCCCTGCCCGAGCCCCCCGGCGGCCCGGGCCAGTACGCCGGCAGCACCCGCTCCGTCGTGATCGTGGCCGGTGACATCGCCGCGCACCCGGACACCACCGTCGGCGAGACGGCCCAGCGCACCGGCTTCCCGCAGAGCCAGGTCTCCACCGCCGTCGCCCGCCTGCGCGAAGCCGGCTCCGTGGAAACCGCGCCCGACCCGGCCGACCGCCGCCGCACGCTGGTCCGCCCGGCGCCCGGAGCCTCCGCGCGCGTCGCCGCCGTACGCGCCGCCGGGACGTCGAAGGTCGAGGAAGCCCTCGCCCGCGCCCTGGGCGAGACCGAAGCCGACAGCCTGCCGGAGCTGACCCGGGCCCTGGAAGTCCTGGCCCGCCATTTGGTGATCCGCGACACCCGCTGA
- a CDS encoding DMT family transporter — MEKTSDEVRTDRRALAAAGVTVVLWASAFVSIRSAAAHFGPGALAFGRLLTASVALGLVLLVKRVPPPPKQAWPGILISGVLWFGLYMVTLNWGEQLVDAGTAAMVVNIGPLVIALLSGWLLKEGFPPMLLAGMAVSFAGAVLVGLSTSHGGSASLGGVLLCLVAALTYGAGVVAQKPALAYASPIQVTTYGCFVGTAVTLPFALQLADQLPGAPLDAILNMVYLGLFPTALAFTTWTYALSRTTAGKMGATTYAVPAVVVLIAWIALDEIPAALTLLGGAVCLAGVAVSRKRRARS, encoded by the coding sequence ATGGAAAAGACGTCTGATGAGGTCAGGACCGACCGGCGGGCACTGGCGGCCGCAGGTGTGACCGTGGTGCTGTGGGCCTCCGCGTTCGTTTCCATCCGGTCCGCGGCCGCGCATTTCGGGCCCGGTGCGCTCGCGTTCGGGCGGCTCCTGACGGCCTCGGTCGCGCTCGGGCTGGTGCTGCTCGTCAAGCGGGTGCCGCCGCCGCCGAAGCAGGCGTGGCCCGGGATCCTGATCTCGGGGGTGCTCTGGTTCGGCCTCTACATGGTGACGCTGAACTGGGGCGAGCAGCTCGTGGACGCCGGTACCGCGGCCATGGTGGTCAACATCGGCCCGCTCGTGATCGCCCTGCTCAGCGGATGGCTGCTGAAGGAAGGGTTCCCGCCCATGCTGCTCGCGGGCATGGCCGTCTCCTTCGCCGGCGCAGTGCTGGTCGGGCTGTCCACCTCCCACGGCGGATCCGCCTCGCTGGGCGGGGTCCTGCTCTGTCTGGTCGCCGCGCTCACGTACGGGGCGGGGGTGGTCGCGCAGAAGCCGGCGCTGGCGTACGCGAGCCCGATCCAGGTGACCACGTACGGCTGTTTCGTCGGTACGGCCGTGACGCTGCCCTTCGCGCTCCAACTTGCCGACCAGCTGCCCGGCGCCCCGCTCGACGCCATCCTCAACATGGTCTACCTGGGGCTCTTCCCGACCGCGCTCGCCTTCACCACCTGGACGTACGCGCTGTCGCGGACCACCGCCGGGAAGATGGGGGCGACGACCTACGCGGTGCCCGCCGTGGTGGTGCTCATCGCCTGGATCGCCCTCGACGAGATCCCGGCCGCGCTCACCCTGCTGGGCGGTGCGGTCTGCCTGGCCGGTGTCGCCGTCTCGCGCAAGCGCCGGGCCCGGTCCTAG
- a CDS encoding alpha/beta fold hydrolase, with protein MSVVTSVAAGSAVTGTLPVPGAVLHYRLEGSGPLLLISQSGEGDADRTVDLVPHLADDFTVLTYDRRGLSRSRLEEAGRTTSLAEHANDVHRLLAAVTDEPALMLGCSLGAVIGLHLAVRHPEQLSTLIAHEPVAPRLLPEGERAHHEAELEGLQACYRAGGLEAAFPEMARVLGIDLSRRDVEAGLTPQPLDGRRHANFDYFIEHDFTAVIEDTLDTEALARTSTRVIPALGAATPSTVFDHQCAVRLAALLDTEITVFPGRHNGNTTHPRGYAERLRELLGASCA; from the coding sequence ATGTCTGTTGTCACGTCCGTCGCCGCCGGGTCCGCCGTCACCGGAACCCTGCCGGTTCCAGGTGCCGTGCTCCACTACCGACTCGAGGGCTCCGGGCCGCTGTTGCTCATCTCCCAGAGCGGGGAGGGGGACGCCGACCGCACGGTCGATCTCGTCCCGCACCTTGCCGATGACTTCACCGTGCTGACCTACGACCGTCGTGGGCTCTCGCGCAGCCGACTGGAGGAGGCCGGTCGGACCACGTCCCTCGCCGAGCACGCGAACGACGTGCACCGGCTGCTGGCAGCCGTCACCGACGAGCCGGCCCTGATGCTCGGGTGCAGCCTCGGGGCCGTCATAGGCCTGCACTTGGCCGTCCGGCACCCGGAGCAGCTGAGCACCCTGATCGCGCACGAGCCGGTCGCCCCGCGGCTGCTGCCCGAGGGGGAGCGGGCCCATCACGAGGCGGAGCTGGAGGGGTTGCAGGCCTGCTACCGCGCGGGCGGACTCGAAGCCGCCTTCCCGGAGATGGCTCGGGTCCTCGGCATAGACCTCTCCCGGCGCGATGTGGAGGCGGGCCTGACGCCGCAGCCTCTGGACGGCCGCCGGCATGCCAACTTCGACTACTTCATCGAGCACGACTTCACGGCGGTCATCGAGGACACCCTCGACACCGAGGCCCTCGCCCGGACCTCGACCCGAGTCATCCCCGCCCTGGGCGCCGCCACGCCGTCCACTGTCTTCGACCATCAGTGCGCCGTGAGACTGGCGGCCCTGCTGGACACGGAGATAACCGTCTTCCCGGGAAGGCACAACGGCAACACCACGCACCCCCGGGGCTATGCGGAGCGGCTGCGGGAGCTGCTCGGCGCCTCCTGCGCCTGA